CATATGTATGAAGGAAAAGGGAAGAGTGACAGAAGATCAACGACGCAAAGCTAAACCGTCTGATATAATAGTAGGAGATAGAGTCCTACTGAGGAATACAATGCCAGGCAACAAACTGAGTACACCCTTTGGACCACAGATTGCAAAAGTAATTGAGAAGCAAGGTTCTCGCGTAACAGTACAGGATGAGCAAAACGGGAAATTATATGACAGGAATTCGAGCCACCTAAAAGAGTACAAGGACCCAGACGATCATAGGGATGGTTGTGAGACGGTGGTGGATAACCAGGAGGAAGGAGTAGGTTTTAATGAACCAACGACCGAAGAGATACCGAGAACACTCTCCCGTCCGAAACGGGAAATTAAACGTCTCGCTAGGTTCCTATCATAGAGTAAGAGATTGGGTGAAATAATCAGATGAAATCATatagtaaataaataatttgggGAATTGTATTTATCGTTCATTATTCGGAAAAAAGGGAGATGTGGTATGTGTTGTAAGAGCTCGGCTTTATTCCGCTCTTTGCTAGAGCGCGGTATAATCTGATAACGATGACAGATAGTCAGAACACATACAGAACGGAGTGAAGCAGATCGTGTATTACAGCAAGCTACCCGCCACAattgcatcgaaaaaaattctcctatACAGCAATGATCTCGTTCTACAGTAATCCGCgtaggcttttgattttattttttcaaccgtcttaaagatgcattagaccaatcggggccagACTTTCGTcgagcaacaggaacgcaggagttaatcgctgagcgcataaaaacgctaatGAAATTGGTGGCTTCGTCGATGGTGgcaaagttggagcagtcaaaattgcggtcaaacgacacaataagagcattcatacgttccacattcgttttgaagaaatttctattgactgtactgcgagtgtgactgttggtggtgtgggatagttgtacgggataataaatcatcatatccaatgaaggatgatgaaagtcctcactgagaagtggaatactacagtgtgttacgtatgggagggagttctctagagccgaggtaccattcacagagtgcagaggtgtgagtgagtcgcacaaaatattgattgcggcaaggtttgcgaagaccagatccaattgacgcccagattgatttgcaataccactcaactgaaataatccggtactatgcaacccatcaacgaaatcggtattagccacggaattgcataaaggtgcataatgcatgacagaataacatggagagcaatcggcggcttctgatgtattagtcagttcccatctgatatcaggtttattgaaatctccgaagacgtataataaatcgctctctttaatgcggcttgaaatttcacgtacactatcatgtaaagcgttcatcactgcggggtcattcgcatgactaggcggaatgtaaacaacgccgatgtaaacagagacacctggtagcaatgttttgatccaaagttgttccagtatggtattaggcgatgcgatttcacaagtcggtattgaagaggaacatgcaattaaaacacccccaccgcgtgagagggcattgttggaaagattcctatcgcacctgtagatatgataatgatcgtcagtgaagagcgaagaaggtatggacagagtaagccaagtctcagtgagaatgataaaatcatattctgatTTTGATAGCGACAGGCAaagatttgtagttttcgttcgtagaccacgtacattttggtagtagatagagagactgGGATGAGCTGAGCGAGGTGCATCGCCGGATGCAGTGAAAGATTGCTATTCATCTGACGGGCCAGCGTCAGCTGAttcatcagtccgtttagcGTTTCCGCGCTTCGGTCTTTTTTTAGGCGCGGCTAAGCATTCCGGAGGCGACCTGGTAGGTGTGGTAGTGACAAGCATTCGTTCATTAAGGTCCTGTTGTGGTTCGgttgtaaacaaagctgcaTCTGTGGTGGTCATATCATATGAAGTCGCAACAGGCTGCGCGGGCGGATCTGTATTGGCAGTTGGTATCGGAGTGCTCAATCCAAACCGTGGGAGAGGATTACGATAAGTGTCTGTAGTGAGAGTGACAGGGTGATCAAGTGTAGGTTGAAGCATCGAACTTGTATCGGCGGCTGCGAGAGCATTAGTGTTAATATTATTGGTCCGGTAGTCACGGAACTCACGGTACGTTAGAGCGGAGGGCCATGTCTCAGGTGAGAGAGCCTTGCTGCGTAGAGTGACTGGTATGCCCACCTTAAATGAGACAAATGAGAGTGTACTGGTGTCAGCGCCAAATTTCGTCAGACGGTGAACGAACACATCCCGCTTGTCGAGTGCTAGACGTACTTGCACCATGTGTGAGATTTGCTCAGTGGTGACCGATGGGGCAAAACGTGTAAAGAATAGCCACATTCGCGTGTCAGTGTGTGGAATGATATCCAATGAATCCGAGTCAAGCGGCGATCCGGATTATCAAGGATAATGGGGAACTTTGCCTTTGTGTTGATATGCGTAGGGCAAACACAGCCATAGTAAGAGAAAGACACCTAATGCCAACAATAGAAGATTTTCTTCCGCGATTTTCTGCAACCAAATTATTCACTCGGCTGGATATAAAGGAAGCATTCCATCAGGTGGAATTGCATAAGGACAGTCGATACATCACCACCTTTATTACCCATATAGGATTGCATAGATACAAAAGGTTGATGCTTGGCATAGTCATTGCGCCAGAAGTGTTCCAACAAATAATGGAACAGATGTTTGCCATGGTTAGTAGGAATGTCGTTAATTATATAGACGACATATTAGTGTTTGGAAATACGAAAGAGGAACACGATGAAATGCTAAAAAGAGTACTTGGAATattaaaagagaaaagaatCTTGCTAAACCAGGAAAATGCATTTTAAGGTTACAGCTGTTGAATTTTTAGGGcataaaatttcaaacaaaggCATAGAACCTCGCGACAAGAAGGTAGAAGCACTGCAGAAATTTCGAGCACCTTCATCGACGGAAGAAGTTAGAAGTTTTTTAGGGTTGATTACGTATTTAGGCGGATTCCTAGTTGAtttagcaacaaaaacagctcCGTTACGCGAACTGACCCATGCAAAATCCAGGTTTATCTGGGGCAAACGGCAAGAAGAAGCATTCAAGAAATTGAAAGAGATGGTCTCAGATGTTAAGCTATTGTGCTTCTTCGACAACAGCTTGAGAACTAGAGTGATAGCTGACGCTTCACCTGTTGCGTTGGGAGCCGTGCTTGTTCAATTTAACGGACCAACCGACATTTAACCAAGATCGATAGCTTATGCAAGCAAAAGTCTAACGTCCACCGAGCAACGCTAATGTCAGACCGAAAGAGAGGCATTAGCCCTGGTTTGGGCGGTAGAACGGTTCGCACCATACTTGCTTGGCCGTCTTTTTGAATTAGAGACGGATCATAAACCACTAGAGACCATATTCCTGCCGGCAGCACGGCCATGCGTCAGAATTGAAAGATGGATTTTATGACTGCAATCATTTAGATTTATAGTAAAGTATcggaaagggaaaggaaacATTGCAGACCCATTATCCCGATTGGTGGCAAACGAGAGAGATGAGCCGTTTGAGGAAGAGAATAAGTTTATGATGGGGGCGGTATAGAATCAACGGCTATAGTCGTTGATGAAGTGGAAGAGAGTGCTAGAGAGGATGAAATACTAGGGAAGCTAAAAATGTGCTTACAGACGGGCATATGGACGGAATCGGAGGTTAAAGCTTACATACCATTTAAAGAAGACATAGGTATGATAGGGGAAATGGGGGTCAAGGGAAATAAGCTGGTAATACCAACCGCACTGCGAGAGAGAATGCTCGACCTGGATAATGCTAGATAATGCAAAACAATTAATTGGAACAGAACTAGAAGAGTTTATCACGAGACATGGGATCCACCTCAACCACTCCACACCTTATTGGCCGCAAGAAAACGGGTTGATGGAGCGACAAAACAGGTCATTGcttaaaagattaaaaataaGTTCAGCGCTAGGACGCGATTGGAAAATGGACCTTCACGAATATTTAATGATGTACTACACCACACCACATTCGACCACGGGGAAAATACCTACAGAGTTAATGTACGGGCGAACGATTAGATCAAAGATCCCAGCGATTGAAGATGTTGAAACATCGGTAAGCCGAGAAGATATTCAGGATCGAGACCGAACTAAAAAgtggaaagggaaagaaaacgaagaCAGGGATAGAAGAGCTAGGGAATCAACTATAGAAGAAGGAGACACAGTCCTTGCGCAGAATTTGATACCTGGAAACAAATTGCAAACCACGTTTAATCCGACTGAATTCGTGGTATTAGAGAAAGgtttgggtggtggtggtgcttggACCACAATAACCGATCAAGAGACAGGAAAATTTTTCGTAAGAAATTCAGCACACCTAAAAAAATAGGCCAGTCAAACAAAGTACAGGAAAATAGCAACgaaaaacaggaaaataaCGGGAAGGACTTGAGTAACAACGAGGGGAAGGAGTGAGGTGCCGAAACCAGCGGGAAAGGAAAGTTCCTCCTAAACTTAATGATTACGTAGTAGAATaagttaaaataaacaaactgtgaactaattgaaaaataatgtaaacaaaaacaaaagggaaTAATGTGGTAATACCCCAAATGACAATCGGACAGCATCTCACTATAGCGAGCCCGATGACAGCTTGACGTTTTCATACTGAGACGCTGCCTTTGGCTGCCTCCCCCGTACTGAGCGCGCATTGTCTTTCTCATCGCCATGGTGAGCTGCAGAAGTTTGTATGGTGAGCATTCTGGCAGGCGCCAAATTTTCTCATGAGACGATCTGGCGCGCTTCATCGATCGGATGAGATGCCTTACCACATGATAGTGAGGTCGGATTTTGGATCGGCTGCCGATCTTGCTCATGTGAGTAGAACTGCGTGCTGCATGGTGAGGTGTGGGGTTGTGTGGTGTATGTGGATACCCGATGGAGGTGAGACATTCAGCCGCGGTATTTTAAAGCGCCAAAACACTTGTTGTTCACGAACTGCATGTGTCGCTCTGCGAATCAATTTACGTTTATCTCGAAATTTTCTATAACGTTTTACAGCTTTAGGAGTGATAAAGTTATAAAAAATTGCTGAACGAATTTACGTTGcgccaaagcaaaacaaaattgattTTGCTCATCGAAAATTCGTTCAACAAAGCCAAACTGTTTTGAACATTAAAAGATCCGTagaagtgttgttttttttttatttgccatttCAGACGGAAGATTTAGTCGTCGAAAATGTTCCCGAAAAAGTTAAAGCGAAGTGGAGAGCTTTATAAAAAAGCCGCGAAACTGGAAGAGCAGTTTGAAAAGGAGTGGGCATTGCAAAATGATCCTGCCGGACCCAGCAACCAGCCAGCAGCTCAGCAATCTGCCGAGGGTATTTGCTTGACTTATTATGGTTTTGCTTGatttaaatcaatcaaaaaaatcaactaacatctctttttattgtttaattgtaGATGTTGCTATGAATGAACCCTGTGAAGGTCCTGTGGCATCAATGGAAGAGGAATATTTGGACGAAAACAATACAGATGACGAACGTGCTAGCGATGAAGGATCCATCCACAACGAAGATACTGATGGCGAAGAGTATTTAGAGGAAGAGTATTTGGAGGGAGAGTTTTTGGAGGCAGAGTTTTTGGAGGAGGCGAGCCTGGAAACTGATCCAGAAAGCGCGAAGCTACGAGACTCTTTGCGAACATGGTTTATTCGCAATAAAGTTGCTCGTAGCGGGAGTAATAATTTACTAGGAATACTGCGAAAAGCGTCTTCTCTTTCTGCTTTTTCATCTCTTCCACAGGATGTTAGGACATTGCTGAAAGCTCCGGTTAACGTCAGCGAGCAGATTACTAAGGTTCCTGGTGGAGGTGAAATGTGGTACCAAGGCGTTGAATGTTGTTTTCAACATTATTTTCGGTAAACTAATTATTGTTTAAGCAATCGTGTAATACCTTTCTAACATcagtattttcttttatttttattcagcGATGTGGACGTACTAGAGGATGTGTTTGAGCTGAATCTTTCAGTAGACGGAATACCAATATATAACCGCAGCGCAATACAGATGTGGCCTATACTAATGCAGTTGCACAATATGCCGAATGTTCCTGTTATGGTGGTTGAAATATTTTGCGGCACTTCTAAACCAAACGATGTTGAGCCTTTCCTGA
This is a stretch of genomic DNA from Anopheles merus strain MAF chromosome 2R, AmerM5.1, whole genome shotgun sequence. It encodes these proteins:
- the LOC121588295 gene encoding uncharacterized protein LOC121588295, with translation MFPKKLKRSGELYKKAAKLEEQFEKEWALQNDPAGPSNQPAAQQSAEDVAMNEPCEGPVASMEEEYLDENNTDDERASDEGSIHNEDTDGEEYLEEEYLEGEFLEAEFLEEASLETDPESAKLRDSLRTWFIRNKVARSGSNNLLGILRKASSLSAFSSLPQDVRTLLKAPVNVSEQITKVPGGGEMWYQGVECCFQHYFRDVDVLEDVFELNLSVDGIPIYNRSAIQMWPILMQLHNMPNVPVMVVEIFCGTSKPNDVEPFLRPLVEELNRLHDHKMNLNGKKITVSVRVIIADSPARAFIKQVCYYNGVHGCLKCKCCGTSLKTPKKVIFEDTTAPPRTDKEFREEKPSSTGHRRGKPLLQI